From a single Larimichthys crocea isolate SSNF chromosome XIII, L_crocea_2.0, whole genome shotgun sequence genomic region:
- the LOC104920554 gene encoding potassium/sodium hyperpolarization-activated cyclic nucleotide-gated channel 2, which translates to MDGVAGGVGTPSNTGGSGGDSLTRRNGGDSKRRSKGSLPSPGYRLSQASLEGERGSFGADSTSLGGRGRRLSIMSSSTRDGLPFRTAGTPTTPVPLPPPPSASSATAHPPLRSVGFASSRAALASTSSTGTGVMVVATGLETTTTTACNTTAAGTPEMVGQSGLGGFGMGLDGEDYSTSNQSTFIQRQFGAMLQPGVNKFSLRMFGSHKAVALEQERLKSAGAWIIHPYSDFRFYWDLLMLMLMMGNLIILPVGITFFRDENTPSWIIFNVVSDTLFMVDLVLNFRTGIIKEDNTEILLDPRAIRQNYLKSWFLVDFVSSIPVDYIFLMVDSLDSEVYRTARALRIVRFTKILSLLRLLRLSRLIRYIHQWEEIFHMTYDLASAMVRIVNLIGMMLLLCHWDGCLQFLVPMLQDFPPDCWVSKNLMVNDTWGVQYSYALFKAMSHMLCIGYGAQAPEGMTDVWLTMLSMIVGATCYAMFIGHATALIQSLDSSRRQYQEKYKQVEQYMSFHKLPADVRQKIHEYYEHRFQGKMFDEENILGELSEPLKEEIVSFNCRSLVANMPLFANADPNFVTAVLTKLRFEVFQPSDFIIREGTVGRKMYFIQHGRVSVLTRGNKETKLSDGSYFGEICLLTRGRRTASVRADTYCRLYSLSVDSFNEVLEEHPMMRRAFETVAVDRLDRIGRKNSMLLRKSSQGGSLGGSMGRGGGRGGGGPGAGGGLAAGSLGSCDNMLVQQIVKHDSMPAMQDAIAAAAAAGRGGVMGGSGTVSPRPRPVIWAPLVHAPLQTAAATSNVAIALMHQQQQQQQQLHQLQQQHALGGTFFLPSPLVSPSPSSSFPLSPPRAPVLQPLRPSVSSLIGMMTMGGMGGMGGLSPRGGFPASPSPMGPPGGVTSPPIAKTPPTQASALPTSVQQGRTLHYSLRLQADHPAVIAGPLGTPTGGGPPTPPLHKVPTANPPAAPGPPADSNTSVMGQQGAKEALLRHGGNCSQGLPALGRLTQEARLLSASQPTLPHRSWVGVQPHPPLHRKASGGNLLAAPFLAGQLARGVSAGMLISNAPVQLVTNMPFNAPTQAQATVPIQPTAPHTASVPTPTAAHIPSAPSFPSSSPPKQTPLSSATPSPAPTPSSPTPILSQPPRPKPIPMIPSRSSSPPPCSTPPSAGTHPLTLSSTPRPKPLHTPSPRSSSPSPSSTPPPSSVSTPVPLPQTYGPKSSFTSSSPPSSSVTSSSSHPQSPRAKASNTPPSASPLSGPSPSPTPITSPIPTPTQTTRTRTSTPSQTPTPVTPTQTLTPSPSPSPIPATSVLSRSKSQSPTPSLQPSVSSSARGSTTSQIPKQASPLTPTQTASPSPTAATTSSQTKVTFSVHPVKQTPPVMTPSPISGSGHSPKPTPATTPSSATLGSTHSSSLSTTPSSTTTSSSAHLPKQMPTTTTVPTHSPKPNTPSTTTQTSQASNATPAQSEHAATPANTTSPKGGKKDPQLPLTRKDSEGLRHKLPANM; encoded by the exons ATGGATGGGGTGGCTGGGGGTGTGGGTACACCCAGTAACACTGGAGGGTCTGGGGGTGACAGCCTCACCAGACGTAATGGAGGGGACTCAAAGAGGCGCAGTAAGGGCAGCCTGCCCTCTCCGGGTTACAGGCTGTCCCAGGCCTCACTGGAAGGGGAGAGGGGCTCCTTTGGGGCAGACAGCACATCTTTAGGTGGACGTGGACGTCGCCTCTCCATCATGAGCTCCTCCACCAGAGACGGCCTTCCCTTCCGCACAGCAGGCACCCCAACCACCCCGGTGCCCCTCCCGCCTCCGCCATCTGCCTCCTCTGCCACAGCCCATCCTCCTCTACGTTCAGTGGGCTTTGCATCGTCCCGTGCCGCCCTGgcctccacttcctccactGGGACTGGAGTGATGGTTGTGGCCACCGGCCTAgagaccaccaccaccacagcctgCAACACCACTGCAGCAGGGACCCCTGAGATGGTGGGTCAGTCTGGACTGGGCGGGTTCGGCATGGGGTTGGACGGGGAGGACTACAGCACCTCCAACCAGAGCACCTTCATCCAGAGACAGTTTGGAGCCATGCTTCAGCCTGGGGTCAACAAGTTCAGCCTGCGCATGTTTGGATCCCACAAAGCTGTGGCACTGGAGCAGGAAAGGCTTAAATCAGCAGGGGCATGGATCATACACCCCTACAGTGACTtcag ATTCTACTGGGACCTGTTGATGTTAATGTTGATGATGGGGAACTTAATCATCCTGCCAGTGGGCATCACTTTCTTTAGAGACGAGAACACTCCCTCGTGGATCATCTTCAACGTAGTCTCAGACACTCTCTTCATGGTCGACTTGGTTCTCAACTTCAGGACCGGCATCATCAAGGAAGACAACACTGAGATATTGCTTGACCCCAG GGCGATCCGCCAGAACTACCTGAAGAGCTGGTTCCTCGTGGACTTTGTGTCATCCATCCCAGTGGACTACATCTTCCTGATGGTGGACAGTCTCGACTCTGAGGTCTACAGGACAGCCAGGGCACTGCGTATCGTCCGTTTCACAAAAATCCTGAGCCTGCTTCGACTGCTCCGCCTGTCCAGACTCATCCGCTACATCCACCAGTGGGAGGAG ATCTTCCATATGACCTATGACCTTGCCAGTGCCATGGTGAGGATAGTTAATCTAATCGgtatgatgctgctgctgtgccatTGGGATGGCTGTCTCCAGTTCCTGGTCCCCATGCTGCAGGACTTCCCTCCTGACTGCTGGGTTTCCAAGAATCTGATGGTG AATGACACATGGGGCGTGCAGTACTCATACGCTCTATTCAAAGCCATGAGCCACATGTTGTGTATCGGTTACGGTGCACAGGCTCCAGAAGGGATGACTGATGTGTGGCTCACAATGCTCAGTATGATCGTTGGTGCCACCTGCTACGCCATGTTCATCGGCCATGCCACAGCTCTAATACAGTCACTAGACTCTTCACGACGACAGTATCAGGAAAAG TACAAGCAGGTGGAGCAGTACATGTCGTTCCATAAGCTTCCTGCAGATGTTCGGCAAAAGATACACGAGTACTACGAGCACCGCTTCCAGGGGAAAATGTTTGATGAGGAAAACATCCTGGGAGAACTGAGCGAGCCACTTAAAGAG gAGATTGTCAGCTTTAACTGCCGGAGCTTGGTGGCTAACATGCCACTCTTCGCCAACGCTGATCCCAACTTTGTGACTGCTGTGCTGACTAAGCTGCGCTTTGAAGTGTTTCAGCCTTCAGACTTCATCATCCGCGAGGGCACAGTTGGACGAAAGATGTACTTCATACAACATGGAAGAGTCAGTGTGTTGACCCGTGGCAACAAGGAAACCAAGCTGAGTGATGGGTCTTACTTTGGAG AGATCTGTTTGTTGACCCGTGGACGGAGGACAGCCAGCGTCCGTGCAGATACATATTGTCGCCTTTACTCTCTCAGTGTGGACAGCTTTAACGAGGTGCTGGAGGAGCACCCGATGATGCGGCGTGCCTTCGAAACTGTCGCTGTTGACCGTTTGGACCGTATCG GAAGGAAGAACTCAATGCTCCTGCGGAAGTCATCCCAGGGTGGTTCTCTAGGGGGCAGTATGGGTCGTGGTGGAGGCCGCGGTGGAGGGGgtccaggagctggaggaggcctAGCAGCAGGCAGTCTAGGTTCCTGTGACAACATGCTGGTGCAGCAGATTGTCAAACACGACAGCATGCCGGCCATGCAGGATGCCattgcggctgctgctgctgcaggaagagGCGGAGTCATGGGAGGAAGTGGCACAGTGTCTCCTCGGCCACGGCCGGTCATCTGGGCACCGCTTGTTCATGCCCCCCTGCAGACTGCAGCTGCCACCAGTAATGTAGCCATTGCACTcatgcaccagcagcagcaacaacagcagcagctccaccagttgcagcagcagcatgcactTGGAGGTACTTTCTTCCTgccctctcctcttgtctctccctctccctcgtcctctttccctctgtctcctcctcgtGCTCCTGTGTTACAGCCTCTCCGCCCGTCTGTGAGCTCTCTCATTGGGATGATGACAATGGGAGGTATGGGCGGTATGGGTGGTTTGTCCCCCAGAGGAGGATTTCCTGCTTCTCCCTCGCCCATGGGCCCTCCAGGTGGGGTGACATCGCCCCCTATTGCTAAAACTCCACCCACACAAGCCTCCGCTCTCCCAACTTCTGTCCAACAAGGAAGGACTCTTCATTACAGCCTCCGCCTCCAGGCTGATCATCCAGCTGTGATTGCTGGACCACTTGGAACCCCTACAGGTGGAGGGCCACCAACTCCGCCCCTCCACAAGGTGCCTACCGCCAaccctcctgctgctcctggtcCCCCAGCAGATAGCAACACTTCTGTGATGGGCCAGCAGGGAGCAAAAGAAGCTCTGTTACGTCATGGAGGAAACTGCTCTCAGGGTCTGCCAGCACTGGGCAGACTCACCCAGGAGGCCAGGCTGCTGTCAGCTTCACAGCCCACACTGCCTCACCGCTCCTGGGTTGGAGTGCAGCCTCACCCGCCACTGCACCGCAAGGCCTCTGGTGGTAATTTGTTGGCAGCTCCTTTCCTGGCGGGGCAGTTAGCCAGGGGAGTTAGCGCCGGCATGCTGATCTCTAACGCTCCCGTGCAGCTGGTGACAAATATGCCATTTAATGCACCAACACAAGCACAGGCCACAGTCCCTATTCAGCCCACAGCCCCTCACACTGCCTCTGTGCCCACACCCACAGCTGCACACATACCTTCTGCGCCTTCTTTTCCATCTTCCTCCCCTCCAAAGCAGACCCCACTCTCTTCTGCTACCCCTTCACCTGCACCCACACCCTCATCTCCTACACCTATACTTTCCCAGCCACCTCGTCCTAAACCAATTCCAATGATCCCCTCTcgctcctcctcacctcctccctgctccacccctccctccgCAGGAACACACCCGCTCACGCTCTCATCAACTCCTCGTCCCAAACCGCTCCATACACCCTCTCCccgctcctcctctccttctccgtCCTCCACGCCACCTCCATCTTCTGTTTCTACCCCTGTTCCACTACCTCAAACTTACGGGCCCAAGTCATCTtttacctcctcttctcctccttcctcctcggTCACTTCTTCCTCATCACATCCACAGAGCCCCAGAGCCAAGGCATCCAATACACCTCCCTCTGCTTCTCCATTATCTGGCCCCAGTCCTTCTCCAACCCCAATCACTTCTCCGATACCAACTCCCACTCAGACTACTCGCACCCGCACTTCTACCCCCTCCCAAACTCCGACACCTGTCACTCCTACCCAGACCCTCACCCCTTCACCTTCCCCCTCTCCCATCCCTGCTACATCTGTCCTCTCCCGAAGTAAATCCCAGAGTCCAACCCCTTCTCTCCAGCCCTCTGTCTCCAGCTCAGCTAGAGGCTCCACCACCAGCCAGATCCCAAAACAGGCCTCGCCTCTAACCCCAACTCAAACGGCATCACCTTCCCCAACAGCAGCTACCACTAGCTCGCAAACTAAAGTCACTTTCTCAGTTCATCCTGTAAAGCAAACCCCTCCTGTAATGACTCCAAGTCCCATTTCAGGCTCTGGTCATTCCCCCAAACCAACCCCAGCAACAACCCCATCCTCAGCAACTTTAGGCTCcactcactcctcctctctttctaccactccttcctccaccaccacctcttcctctgctcACCTGCCAAAACAAATGCCAACCACCACAACTGTCCCCACACATTCCCCCAAACCCAATACACCCTCTACCACTACCCAGACCTCTCAGGCATCCAACGCTACACCCGCCCAGTCAGAGCATGCAGCCACCCCTGCCAACACCACCTCCCCTAAAGGTGGGAAAAAGGACCCTCAGCTGCCACTCACCAGGAAAGACTCAGAGGGACTAAGACACAAACTGCCGGCCAACATGTAA